One region of Gammaproteobacteria bacterium genomic DNA includes:
- the soxZ gene encoding thiosulfate oxidation carrier complex protein SoxZ yields MANTIKVRAKLAGDVTTVKALVSHPMDTGLVKDKKTGKAIPAHFIQEVVCEHNGNTVLTALWGVAISKNPYLSFRFKGAKTGDKLTLRWVDNTGESDSQETVID; encoded by the coding sequence ATGGCAAACACGATTAAGGTTCGCGCTAAGCTGGCCGGCGATGTAACCACGGTCAAGGCCCTGGTCAGCCACCCGATGGACACCGGTCTTGTGAAGGACAAGAAGACGGGCAAGGCCATCCCTGCACATTTCATCCAGGAAGTGGTCTGCGAGCATAACGGCAATACCGTTCTGACCGCACTGTGGGGCGTCGCCATCTCCAAAAACCCCTACCTGTCCTTCCGGTTCAAGGGCGCCAAGACCGGTGACAAGCTGACCCTGCGCTGGGTCGATAACACCGGCGAAAGCGACTCGCAGGAAACCGTCATCGACTGA
- the soxX gene encoding sulfur oxidation c-type cytochrome SoxX, with the protein MRQSPSILSTAASLAALLGGLALGPSAAVAAEAAAASVVEQGKQIAFDRRKGNCLSCHHVDGGELPGNIGPPLVAMQARFPDKAKLRAQIWDSTKANPNSMMPPFGRHKILTDAEIDKVVDYIYTL; encoded by the coding sequence ATGCGGCAATCCCCGAGCATCCTTTCAACCGCCGCTTCCTTGGCAGCACTGCTCGGGGGCCTGGCACTGGGCCCCTCCGCAGCAGTCGCCGCCGAAGCAGCCGCGGCATCCGTCGTAGAGCAGGGCAAGCAGATCGCATTCGACCGCAGGAAGGGCAATTGCCTGTCCTGCCATCACGTCGATGGGGGCGAACTGCCCGGCAACATCGGGCCGCCGCTCGTGGCCATGCAGGCGCGCTTCCCGGACAAGGCCAAACTCCGTGCCCAGATCTGGGATTCGACCAAGGCCAACCCCAATAGCATGATGCCGCCCTTCGGGCGCCACAAGATACTGACCGACGCCGAGATCGACAAAGTCGTCGACTACATCTACACCCTTTAG
- the tehB gene encoding tellurite resistance methyltransferase TehB, producing MTVDLNSRYGLNPAHSEVIEACQIIAPCNTLDMGCSNGRNAVYLGQLGFNVTAIDANPGAIDMLQNIINEERLTNIKAEVYDINHASLGVDYGFIACTVTLMFLDLGRVDAVIADMQERTLPSGYNLIVCAMSTAEHPCPVSFPFTLNAGQLREAYEGWELIKYNEDVGTMHNGAQLQFATMLARKPS from the coding sequence ATGACAGTTGATCTCAATAGCCGTTACGGCTTGAATCCTGCGCATAGTGAAGTGATAGAGGCGTGCCAAATTATTGCGCCGTGTAATACGTTAGACATGGGCTGTTCAAATGGGCGTAATGCTGTGTACCTCGGCCAACTCGGGTTTAACGTTACGGCGATAGATGCTAACCCCGGTGCCATTGATATGCTGCAAAACATTATTAATGAAGAGCGGCTGACCAATATTAAGGCTGAAGTGTACGACATTAACCATGCGAGCCTCGGTGTGGACTATGGCTTTATTGCCTGCACGGTAACCCTCATGTTTCTTGACCTAGGTCGTGTTGATGCTGTGATTGCCGACATGCAAGAGCGTACTCTGCCCAGTGGTTATAACCTCATTGTTTGCGCCATGAGCACTGCAGAGCACCCATGCCCAGTTAGCTTTCCGTTTACCCTAAACGCAGGGCAGTTGCGTGAAGCTTATGAGGGCTGGGAGCTGATTAAGTACAATGAAGACGTAGGTACGATGCACAACGGCGCACAATTGCAGTTTGCGACCATGTTGGCGCGGAAGCCCAGTTAA
- the soxB gene encoding thiosulfohydrolase SoxB, with protein MTISRREFLQMLAIAGAAGVNLSGCDSGSEKASGGIKPAKGPSDLYELPSFGNVSVLHYTDCHAQLLPVYFREPNINLGVGGMAGQPPHLVGEAFLKHYGIQPGTLEAHAFTYLDFVTAAREFGKVGGFAHLATLIKRIRAQRPGALLLDGGDTWQGSATSLWTNAQDMVDAQLLLGVDIMTPHWEMTYGAERVREIIDKDFKDRIEFLAQNVLDNEWGEQVFKPYVIREINGVPTAVIGQAFPYTPIANPRYMIPDWSFGIRDERMQEMVDKARKEGAQVVIVLSHNGMDVDLKMASRVSGIDAIMGGHTHDAVPAPAVVSNPGGKTLVTNAGSNSKFLSVLDLDVKNGRVSDYRYRLLPVFSNLLPADADMAAYIDQIRAPYKDQLDEQLATTDDLLYRRGNFNGTFDQLICDGLMAVTGAQIAFSPGFRWGVSVLPGEPITMDQLMTQTAITYPNTTLNPMTGARLKEILEDVADNLFNPDPYYQQGGDMVRVGGLQYSIDPTAEMNHRIGDLQLDGKPIDADKEYLVAGWASVQETPAGDTDRPVWDVVAEYLRDVKTVSGIQLNEPRIKGMSDNPGYAPLS; from the coding sequence ATGACCATTTCACGGCGTGAATTTCTACAGATGCTGGCGATCGCCGGTGCCGCGGGCGTCAATCTGTCCGGGTGCGACTCCGGCTCCGAGAAGGCCTCCGGTGGCATTAAACCCGCCAAGGGGCCGAGCGATCTGTACGAACTGCCATCGTTCGGCAACGTGTCCGTACTCCACTACACCGACTGCCACGCGCAGCTCCTGCCGGTGTATTTCCGCGAACCGAATATCAATCTCGGCGTCGGCGGCATGGCCGGCCAACCGCCACACCTGGTCGGCGAGGCCTTTCTGAAGCACTACGGTATCCAGCCCGGCACGCTCGAGGCGCACGCCTTCACCTACCTCGATTTCGTCACGGCGGCGCGCGAGTTCGGCAAGGTCGGCGGCTTCGCCCATCTCGCGACCTTGATCAAGCGCATCCGCGCCCAGCGCCCCGGTGCCCTGCTGCTGGATGGTGGCGACACCTGGCAGGGTTCCGCCACATCGCTGTGGACCAACGCCCAGGACATGGTCGACGCCCAGCTCCTGCTGGGCGTGGACATCATGACGCCGCACTGGGAAATGACCTACGGCGCCGAACGCGTGCGCGAGATCATCGACAAGGACTTCAAGGACCGCATCGAATTCCTCGCCCAGAACGTGCTCGACAACGAATGGGGCGAACAGGTCTTCAAACCCTACGTAATCCGTGAGATCAATGGCGTGCCCACCGCCGTCATCGGGCAGGCCTTCCCCTACACGCCCATCGCGAATCCGCGCTACATGATCCCCGACTGGAGCTTCGGCATCCGTGACGAACGCATGCAGGAGATGGTCGACAAGGCCCGCAAGGAAGGTGCCCAGGTAGTGATCGTGCTGTCACACAACGGCATGGATGTGGACCTCAAGATGGCCAGCCGCGTCAGCGGTATCGACGCCATCATGGGTGGTCACACCCACGACGCCGTACCCGCACCGGCCGTGGTCTCGAATCCCGGTGGCAAGACGCTGGTCACCAACGCCGGCTCCAACAGCAAGTTCCTCTCGGTCCTCGACCTCGACGTCAAAAACGGCCGGGTCAGCGACTACCGGTATCGACTGCTGCCGGTGTTCTCGAACCTGCTGCCGGCGGATGCCGACATGGCCGCCTACATCGACCAGATACGCGCACCCTACAAGGACCAGCTCGACGAACAGCTCGCGACCACCGACGATCTGCTCTACCGCCGTGGTAACTTCAACGGTACCTTCGACCAGCTCATCTGCGACGGCCTGATGGCAGTGACCGGTGCCCAGATCGCCTTCTCGCCCGGTTTCCGCTGGGGCGTGAGCGTGCTGCCGGGCGAGCCCATCACCATGGACCAGCTGATGACCCAGACGGCCATCACCTATCCGAATACGACGCTCAACCCCATGACCGGTGCACGCCTCAAGGAGATCCTGGAGGACGTTGCCGACAACCTGTTCAACCCGGATCCCTACTACCAGCAGGGCGGCGACATGGTACGTGTGGGCGGCCTGCAGTACAGCATCGATCCGACGGCGGAGATGAATCACCGCATCGGTGACCTGCAACTCGACGGTAAGCCCATCGATGCCGACAAGGAGTATCTGGTCGCCGGCTGGGCCAGCGTGCAGGAGACGCCGGCCGGTGACACCGACAGGCCCGTCTGGGACGTGGTGGCGGAGTATCTGCGCGATGTGAAGACCGTCAGCGGCATCCAGCTGAACGAACCACGCATCAAGGGCATGAGCGACAACCCGGGCTACGCGCCGTTGAGCTGA
- the queE gene encoding 7-carboxy-7-deazaguanine synthase QueE, producing the protein MNETASVVADAPVAGRLRITEIFLSLQGESRSVGWPTVFIRLTGCPLRCGYCDTTYAFQGGEWRSLDDVLARTADFGVRHVTVTGGEPLAQKACLPLLTRLCNAGYAVSLETSGALDVARVDPRVVKVMDLKTPGSGEVERNRYCNLEHLNPRDQIKFVLCDRADYDWARGQLEKYELPEICEVLFSPVQGRLAPRELADWIVADRLPVRFQIQLHKYLWGDSPGK; encoded by the coding sequence ATGAACGAAACGGCGTCTGTGGTGGCGGATGCCCCGGTGGCGGGGCGTCTGCGGATCACCGAAATCTTCCTGTCGCTGCAGGGCGAGTCGCGCAGTGTCGGCTGGCCGACGGTCTTTATCCGCCTGACCGGCTGTCCACTGCGCTGTGGCTATTGCGACACCACCTATGCGTTCCAGGGCGGCGAGTGGCGGTCGCTGGATGACGTCCTGGCGCGCACGGCGGACTTCGGCGTGCGCCATGTCACCGTCACTGGTGGGGAGCCGCTGGCGCAGAAGGCCTGTCTGCCGTTGCTCACGCGGCTGTGCAACGCGGGCTATGCGGTGTCGCTGGAGACCAGCGGCGCCCTGGACGTGGCGCGCGTCGATCCGCGCGTCGTCAAGGTCATGGACCTCAAGACACCCGGCTCCGGCGAGGTCGAGCGCAACCGCTACTGCAATCTGGAGCACCTCAATCCCCGCGACCAGATCAAGTTCGTGCTCTGCGACCGTGCCGATTACGACTGGGCCCGGGGGCAGCTCGAAAAGTATGAGCTGCCGGAGATCTGCGAGGTCCTGTTCTCCCCCGTGCAGGGACGGCTCGCGCCGCGCGAGCTGGCGGACTGGATCGTGGCAGACCGCCTGCCGGTACGCTTCCAGATCCAGCTGCACAAATACCTGTGGGGCGATAGCCCCGGGAAATAG
- the soxA gene encoding sulfur oxidation c-type cytochrome SoxA, producing the protein MRKLLSILAALGIAASLPYTVNASPEQDLKDFHAYFKKRFPNVPLEEYANGVYAIDAESRAQWESIEDFPPYELNIDNGKKLFETPFKNGKTYASCFPNGGIGIRQNYPLFDAATGELVTLEGAINACREANGEKPYGWKKGPIADVSAYMAYTSRGNEMNIVVPNDPRALANYERGKQHFYAKRGQLNMACADCHVTNAGNYVRADLLSPAMGHVTHFPVYRSNWGELGTLHRRYGGCNEQVRAKSYPAQSAEYKALEYFESYMSNGISVNGPGSRK; encoded by the coding sequence ATGAGAAAACTCCTGAGCATCCTGGCGGCCCTGGGGATTGCAGCGTCCCTGCCATACACGGTCAATGCCAGCCCGGAGCAGGACCTGAAGGACTTCCACGCCTACTTCAAGAAGCGCTTCCCCAACGTGCCGCTTGAGGAGTATGCCAACGGCGTCTACGCCATCGATGCCGAATCCCGGGCACAGTGGGAGTCCATCGAGGACTTCCCTCCCTACGAGCTCAACATCGACAACGGTAAGAAGCTGTTCGAGACACCCTTCAAGAACGGTAAGACCTATGCGAGTTGTTTCCCGAACGGTGGCATCGGCATCCGCCAGAACTACCCGCTGTTCGATGCTGCCACCGGCGAGCTGGTCACGCTGGAGGGCGCCATCAATGCCTGCCGTGAGGCCAACGGTGAAAAGCCCTATGGGTGGAAGAAGGGCCCTATCGCTGACGTCTCCGCCTACATGGCCTACACCTCACGCGGCAACGAGATGAACATCGTGGTCCCCAACGATCCCCGCGCACTGGCCAACTATGAGCGGGGCAAGCAGCACTTCTATGCCAAACGTGGCCAGCTCAACATGGCCTGTGCGGACTGCCATGTCACCAATGCCGGCAACTACGTCCGTGCCGACCTGCTGAGCCCGGCGATGGGCCATGTCACGCACTTCCCGGTCTACCGCTCCAACTGGGGCGAACTGGGAACCCTGCACCGCCGTTATGGCGGCTGCAACGAGCAAGTGCGGGCGAAGTCGTACCCCGCGCAGAGCGCGGAGTACAAGGCCCTCGAGTATTTCGAGTCCTACATGAGTAACGGTATCTCCGTCAACGGCCCGGGCTCCCGCAAGTAA
- the queC gene encoding 7-cyano-7-deazaguanine synthase QueC: MQAKAVVLLSGGLDSATVLAIARDQGFACHALSLDYGQRHRVELAAARRVAAALGVVEHKIIGLDLATIGGSALTDPAIAVPQAPTEGIPVTYVPARNTVFLALALGWAEVLGARDLFIGVNAVDYSGYPDCRPEYIAAFERLANLATRAGVEGAAFHVHAPLMRMSKAEIIRTGIGLGMDYGLTLSCYAADAAGRACGCCDSCRLRAAGFIAAGVPDPTRYVAD; encoded by the coding sequence ATGCAAGCCAAGGCCGTTGTGCTGCTCTCCGGCGGACTCGATTCCGCGACCGTACTCGCCATCGCGCGCGATCAGGGCTTCGCCTGTCATGCCCTGAGCCTCGACTACGGGCAGCGGCATCGTGTGGAGCTGGCGGCGGCGCGGCGGGTGGCGGCGGCCCTGGGCGTGGTCGAGCACAAGATCATCGGCCTCGATCTGGCCACGATCGGCGGCTCGGCCCTGACCGATCCGGCTATCGCCGTTCCGCAGGCGCCCACCGAGGGCATCCCCGTGACCTATGTGCCGGCGCGCAACACGGTATTTCTGGCCCTGGCCCTGGGGTGGGCAGAGGTGCTGGGCGCCCGGGATCTCTTCATCGGTGTGAACGCCGTGGACTACTCCGGCTATCCGGACTGCCGCCCGGAATATATCGCCGCCTTCGAGCGTCTAGCCAATCTAGCCACACGTGCGGGCGTGGAAGGTGCCGCCTTTCACGTCCACGCGCCGCTCATGCGGATGAGCAAGGCCGAGATTATCCGTACCGGGATAGGGTTGGGGATGGATTATGGTCTGACGCTGTCCTGCTATGCGGCGGATGCTGCGGGCCGGGCCTGCGGGTGCTGTGACTCCTGCCGGCTGCGGGCCGCAGGCTTCATCGCCGCCGGTGTGCCGGATCCCACCCGCTATGTGGCGGATTGA
- the soxY gene encoding thiosulfate oxidation carrier protein SoxY: MTNMKRRTLLKGTLAASAVGMAIGTGLLTPRAVLAAWPKDAFEAKSVDAAVTDLFGSSQLTGSDKIKIKVPDIAENGSVVPVSVETDMDGVESISILAEKNASPLTSSYTLGAGTEPFIATRIKLGATSSVIAVVKAGGKLYSTGKEVKVTIGGCGG; encoded by the coding sequence GTGACGAACATGAAACGTAGGACCCTTCTTAAAGGAACCCTGGCCGCCAGTGCCGTGGGTATGGCGATCGGTACCGGTCTGCTCACCCCGCGGGCCGTGCTGGCTGCGTGGCCCAAAGACGCCTTCGAGGCCAAGAGCGTAGACGCTGCGGTGACAGACCTGTTCGGCAGTTCGCAACTCACAGGCAGCGACAAGATCAAGATCAAGGTGCCGGATATCGCCGAAAACGGCTCCGTGGTACCGGTCTCAGTCGAAACCGATATGGACGGTGTCGAGTCGATCAGCATCCTCGCCGAGAAGAACGCTTCACCGCTGACCTCCTCGTACACCCTGGGTGCCGGCACCGAGCCCTTCATCGCCACCCGCATCAAGCTGGGCGCGACCTCGAGCGTGATCGCCGTGGTCAAGGCCGGCGGCAAGCTCTACAGCACCGGTAAAGAGGTCAAGGTCACGATCGGTGGTTGCGGCGGCTGA
- a CDS encoding YeeE/YedE family protein has protein sequence MVFDDFATAQSAFLWGSFAIAVILGFVVNKTNFCTMGAVSDWVNMGDTGRFRAWVFAIAIAMLGVAGLEYSGLVAPGDAFPPYRAGQLIWAENLLGGILFGIGMTLASGCANKTLIRIGGGNLKSVLVLLVIAVVAYFMVNPFPGSDQTLFTLLFYDWIRPLAVNLKTSQDLGAVLGGTANAPLLRLAIGGVLGLALLVYVFKSADFRGRFDNILGGLVVGLAVLGAWYLTSNVLIDLDGEQYAPREYAQQWDFLADSPAGKPADTRPLSPQSFTFVNPMGQTLGYVSAGMKSTYLTFGVMSLFGVLLGSFLWALVSRGFRFEWFASVRDFVNHFIGALLMGLGGVLALGCTIGQGITGISVLAIGSFIAFGGIVLGSALTMKVQYYRMVYEDEASLPAALITALVDLRLLPQGMRRLEAV, from the coding sequence ATGGTTTTCGACGATTTCGCCACGGCCCAATCGGCCTTTCTCTGGGGAAGCTTTGCGATCGCGGTGATCCTTGGCTTCGTGGTCAACAAGACCAACTTCTGTACCATGGGCGCGGTCTCGGATTGGGTGAATATGGGCGATACCGGCCGTTTTCGCGCCTGGGTGTTCGCCATCGCCATCGCCATGCTGGGGGTGGCCGGCCTCGAATACAGCGGGCTGGTCGCGCCGGGCGACGCCTTCCCACCCTATCGCGCGGGCCAGTTGATCTGGGCCGAGAATCTTCTCGGCGGCATCCTCTTCGGTATTGGCATGACGCTGGCGAGCGGTTGCGCCAACAAGACGCTGATCCGCATCGGCGGCGGCAACCTGAAATCGGTGCTGGTGCTGCTGGTGATCGCCGTGGTCGCCTACTTCATGGTCAACCCCTTCCCCGGCAGTGACCAGACGCTGTTCACCCTGCTGTTCTACGACTGGATCCGGCCGTTGGCGGTCAACCTCAAGACCAGCCAGGATCTGGGCGCGGTGCTCGGCGGCACCGCGAACGCCCCGCTGCTGCGCCTCGCCATCGGCGGGGTACTGGGTCTGGCGTTGCTGGTGTACGTATTCAAGTCGGCCGATTTCCGCGGCCGTTTCGACAATATCCTCGGCGGCCTGGTGGTCGGTCTGGCGGTATTGGGCGCCTGGTATCTCACCAGCAACGTACTCATCGATCTGGATGGCGAGCAGTATGCGCCGCGCGAATACGCCCAGCAGTGGGACTTCCTCGCCGACTCCCCCGCAGGCAAGCCGGCCGATACGCGACCCCTCAGCCCGCAGTCGTTCACCTTCGTCAATCCCATGGGGCAGACCCTCGGCTACGTGTCCGCGGGCATGAAGAGCACCTATCTGACCTTCGGTGTGATGTCGCTGTTCGGCGTGCTCCTGGGTTCGTTTCTGTGGGCGCTGGTCAGTCGCGGTTTCCGCTTCGAGTGGTTCGCCAGTGTGCGCGACTTCGTCAACCACTTCATCGGCGCCCTGCTGATGGGTCTGGGCGGCGTGCTGGCATTGGGCTGCACCATCGGTCAGGGGATCACCGGCATCTCTGTGCTCGCCATCGGCTCCTTCATCGCCTTCGGCGGCATCGTCCTGGGCAGTGCCCTGACCATGAAGGTGCAGTACTACCGCATGGTCTACGAAGACGAGGCGAGCCTCCCGGCGGCGCTGATCACTGCCCTGGTGGACCTGCGGCTGCTGCCGCAGGGCATGCGCCGGCTCGAGGCAGTCTGA